The Falco peregrinus isolate bFalPer1 chromosome 1, bFalPer1.pri, whole genome shotgun sequence genome has a window encoding:
- the PPP1R3C gene encoding protein phosphatase 1 regulatory subunit 3C isoform X2: MIQILDPRPLPSSIMPVDVAMRICLAHSPPLQSFLSPLEDCQRNNFVNRFKPLRPCLHVKRDSEAQKSDWNHSAARAKKRVVFADSKGLSLTAIHTFSEFQEHPGWDLQFDLLGIENITSGLKLHEEKNLILGFPRPSADYLDFRNRLQKNLVCLENCTLQEKVLSGTVKVKNVSFEKKVQVRITFDTWKTYTDIECVYMNNVYSDSENDTFSFTIDFPPALSSEEKIEFCISYQSGEHTFWDNNEGQNYKIFHAEWKSDGVQIPSAKKDCVDLQTPRRGQEREPDQLGSPRLSSGLFPQWQSLGRIENSSPYW, from the coding sequence ATGATACAGATCTTGGACCCGAGACCCTTGCCAAGCTCCATCATGCCTGTGGATGTGGCCATGAGAATTTGCTTAGCCCATTCTCCACCATTGCAGAGTTTTCTCAGCCCCCTTGAGGACTGCCAAAGAAACAACTTTGTGAACAGATTCAAACCTCTCAGACCGTGTCTTCATGTGAAACGTGACTCTGAAGCTCAGAAGAGCGACTGGAACCACTCGGCAGCCCGAGCCAAGAAGCGAGTGGTGTTCGCGGACTCGAAGGGGCTGTCCCTGACTGCGATACACACCTTCTCCGAGTTCCAGGAGCACCCTGGGTGGGATCTTCAGTTTGACCTCTTAGGCATTGAAAATATAACATCTGGCTTAAAGCTACATGAGGAGAAAAACTTGATTCTGGGTTTCCCTCGGCCCTCAGCTGActacctggacttcaggaatCGCCTGCAGAAGAACTTGGTCTGCCTGGAGAACTGCACCCTGCAAGAGAAGGTGCTGTCAGGTACTGTGAAAGTGAAGAACGTGAGTTTTGAAAAAAAGGTTCAGGTTCGAATCACCTTTGATACATGGAAGACCTACACAGACATTGAGTGTGTATACATGAACAATGTTTACAGTGATTCTGAAAATGATACCTTCTCATTTACCATTGACTTTCCTCCTGCCCTTTCCTCTGAGGAGAAGATagagttttgcatttcttaccAAAGTGGAGAACATACCTTCTGGGACAATAATGAGGGTCAGAATTACAAGATTTTCCATGCAGAGTGGAAGTCTGATGGTGTTCAGATACCGTCTGCCAAGAAAGACTGTGTAGATCTTCAGACTCCAAGGAGAGGACAAGAGAGAGAGCCTGATCAACTAGGTAGTCCGAGGCTGTCCAGTGGTCTCTTTCCCCAGTGGCAGAGCTTGGGTCGGATTGAAAATTCGTCACCATATTGGTGA
- the PPP1R3C gene encoding protein phosphatase 1 regulatory subunit 3C isoform X1 — translation MHCSRMIQILDPRPLPSSIMPVDVAMRICLAHSPPLQSFLSPLEDCQRNNFVNRFKPLRPCLHVKRDSEAQKSDWNHSAARAKKRVVFADSKGLSLTAIHTFSEFQEHPGWDLQFDLLGIENITSGLKLHEEKNLILGFPRPSADYLDFRNRLQKNLVCLENCTLQEKVLSGTVKVKNVSFEKKVQVRITFDTWKTYTDIECVYMNNVYSDSENDTFSFTIDFPPALSSEEKIEFCISYQSGEHTFWDNNEGQNYKIFHAEWKSDGVQIPSAKKDCVDLQTPRRGQEREPDQLGSPRLSSGLFPQWQSLGRIENSSPYW, via the exons ATGCACTGCAGCAG AATGATACAGATCTTGGACCCGAGACCCTTGCCAAGCTCCATCATGCCTGTGGATGTGGCCATGAGAATTTGCTTAGCCCATTCTCCACCATTGCAGAGTTTTCTCAGCCCCCTTGAGGACTGCCAAAGAAACAACTTTGTGAACAGATTCAAACCTCTCAGACCGTGTCTTCATGTGAAACGTGACTCTGAAGCTCAGAAGAGCGACTGGAACCACTCGGCAGCCCGAGCCAAGAAGCGAGTGGTGTTCGCGGACTCGAAGGGGCTGTCCCTGACTGCGATACACACCTTCTCCGAGTTCCAGGAGCACCCTGGGTGGGATCTTCAGTTTGACCTCTTAGGCATTGAAAATATAACATCTGGCTTAAAGCTACATGAGGAGAAAAACTTGATTCTGGGTTTCCCTCGGCCCTCAGCTGActacctggacttcaggaatCGCCTGCAGAAGAACTTGGTCTGCCTGGAGAACTGCACCCTGCAAGAGAAGGTGCTGTCAGGTACTGTGAAAGTGAAGAACGTGAGTTTTGAAAAAAAGGTTCAGGTTCGAATCACCTTTGATACATGGAAGACCTACACAGACATTGAGTGTGTATACATGAACAATGTTTACAGTGATTCTGAAAATGATACCTTCTCATTTACCATTGACTTTCCTCCTGCCCTTTCCTCTGAGGAGAAGATagagttttgcatttcttaccAAAGTGGAGAACATACCTTCTGGGACAATAATGAGGGTCAGAATTACAAGATTTTCCATGCAGAGTGGAAGTCTGATGGTGTTCAGATACCGTCTGCCAAGAAAGACTGTGTAGATCTTCAGACTCCAAGGAGAGGACAAGAGAGAGAGCCTGATCAACTAGGTAGTCCGAGGCTGTCCAGTGGTCTCTTTCCCCAGTGGCAGAGCTTGGGTCGGATTGAAAATTCGTCACCATATTGGTGA